Proteins found in one Streptomyces sp. CB09001 genomic segment:
- a CDS encoding helix-turn-helix domain-containing protein codes for MSPVLDTASIPPRDREEVVRNAVWESMVAVDIDHGPPPEDISVRIGLNGVGPLRLCSARATAVTLRRTARLAREDEEPAVTLGVQMAGSSMVVQNGRQCLLRAGDCAVFESITPYTLLFDDGVDHRFIRFPRAALALSDRLLRDVTAVPLGPDNPLARLAFTYFSQLAVADELHHGAHGEAAVQPSVELLRAVLTTQQGNSALAREPLEATLTLRITQYLQKHLADPDLSAARIAAAHDISVRQLYAVLSRSGISLGDWIRARRLAECKRELAGPNGRLRTVASIGRSWGFVDATHFSKVFKRAYGISPRAWREQNHPRTWV; via the coding sequence ATGAGTCCGGTCCTGGACACCGCGTCCATACCGCCGCGGGACCGGGAGGAAGTGGTCCGCAACGCGGTGTGGGAATCCATGGTGGCGGTCGACATCGACCACGGCCCGCCGCCGGAGGACATCTCCGTCCGTATCGGGCTCAACGGTGTCGGGCCCCTCAGGCTCTGTTCGGCGCGGGCGACCGCGGTCACCCTTCGTCGGACCGCACGGCTTGCCCGGGAGGACGAGGAGCCGGCCGTCACCCTGGGCGTTCAGATGGCGGGCAGCAGCATGGTGGTGCAGAACGGCCGCCAGTGCCTGCTGAGGGCCGGCGACTGTGCCGTCTTCGAATCGATCACTCCCTATACTCTGCTCTTCGACGACGGAGTCGACCACCGCTTCATCCGATTCCCCCGGGCCGCACTCGCCCTTTCCGACCGGTTGTTACGGGACGTCACCGCAGTGCCCCTGGGGCCCGACAACCCCCTGGCACGCCTCGCCTTCACCTACTTCTCCCAATTGGCCGTCGCCGACGAGCTGCACCACGGCGCGCACGGTGAGGCCGCCGTTCAGCCCAGCGTCGAGCTCCTGCGTGCGGTCCTGACGACCCAGCAGGGCAACTCCGCTCTGGCCAGGGAGCCTTTGGAGGCGACGCTCACCCTGCGCATCACCCAGTACCTCCAGAAGCACCTGGCCGATCCGGATCTGTCGGCGGCCCGGATCGCCGCCGCGCACGACATCTCCGTACGGCAGCTCTACGCCGTGCTGTCCCGGTCGGGAATCAGCCTCGGCGACTGGATCCGCGCCCGCCGCCTGGCGGAATGCAAACGGGAGCTGGCAGGCCCGAACGGGCGGCTGCGGACCGTCGCGTCGATAGGGCGGAGTTGGGGCTTCGTGGACGCGACCCACTTCAGCAAGGTCTTCAAACGGGCCTACGGAATCTCACCGAGGGCCTGGCGCGAACAGAACCACCCCCGCACCTGGGTGTGA
- a CDS encoding BTAD domain-containing putative transcriptional regulator: MSIDDIIDVVWGEDPPATVRSQIQICVSAARRALADVGMGDTLRTHPFGYSLVLTPGQRDLDDFARLVAEARTAWDARHFELAVRSYRGALNLWRGPALSGLDSEVLHRKAVALNEERLTVLEECIDVELIRGRERKLLPELVKHVSENPLREKLRGQLMLALHRAGRRTDALQVYREGRDRMVDDLGLEPSDELRRLERGILNDAPELAPAYTQPAGVSVPRQLPPLTDHFVGREELTRSLGALLDRPSPTGHHRTRAVNVYGQGGVGKTSLALHVASRLAHEHFVDGQLYYDLHGSGPSAVPPSRVLDHFLRTLGVPPADIPEGMDERASMFRSHVAGRDMLLVLDDAADEAQIQPLLPGGRDCAVLVTSRKSQTGIPALDNVRLDTLTPPEAIELIGRSVGEKRLRAEPAAVAEVVRHLDGLPLALSIAGARLAAAPHRSVSSMAHRFRDEGRRLDELIRGDQAVRATIASTYDGLRPELQGLLSRLSLFAMETIPGWMAAVVTGRGTEEAHDLLDEAAAAQLLTPLEAEPNDIPRYRFPHLIRIFLREAGGRLTVAERQEVVRRIAGAWLALLDRAHRRLHGGDFALVRGDSPRWEPSESVVCDVLKDPLRWMDTERSGLLAVVDTAKEYGLDEACWDLAVSLVTLFEVRQHHDDWRRSHEAALDVVLENGNVRGEAATRCSLGSLYLSQRHTERALPFLEKSLALFEELCDAEGVALATRNIALCRHAQGLLDTALLDYARAADLFRDAGDPVGQAHVWCNVAQIHVARGDLGLAEQQLTAALETCRKAGSSRVASQVLVRLGELRLGAGRPEVALTHFREALSIVRIQADEVGEGHVQRGLGAAHLVRDDLAESARCFRKALSIADDTGSPLEVARTRGGLGEVYVAQRRFEEAKVLLEQAVPVLRQHRDAAGARFLELLERLS; encoded by the coding sequence ATGAGCATCGACGACATCATCGACGTGGTGTGGGGCGAGGATCCCCCGGCGACCGTTCGCAGCCAGATCCAGATATGTGTCTCCGCCGCCCGCCGCGCCCTGGCCGACGTAGGGATGGGCGACACTCTCAGAACACACCCCTTCGGCTACTCGCTGGTGCTCACACCGGGACAGCGGGACCTCGACGACTTCGCCCGCCTCGTCGCCGAGGCACGAACGGCGTGGGACGCCCGCCACTTCGAACTGGCGGTCCGCAGCTACCGCGGCGCTCTGAACCTTTGGCGAGGGCCGGCCCTGAGCGGCCTCGACAGCGAGGTGCTCCACAGGAAGGCCGTGGCTCTGAACGAGGAGCGCCTCACCGTCCTGGAGGAATGCATCGACGTGGAGCTGATTCGGGGCCGCGAACGGAAGCTGCTTCCCGAGTTGGTGAAGCATGTCTCCGAGAACCCCTTGCGCGAAAAGCTGCGAGGGCAGCTCATGCTTGCGCTGCACCGGGCCGGGCGACGCACCGACGCCCTTCAGGTGTACCGCGAGGGCCGTGACCGAATGGTCGACGACCTTGGCCTGGAACCCTCCGACGAACTCCGCCGCCTCGAGCGCGGAATCCTCAACGACGCACCGGAACTCGCCCCCGCGTACACGCAGCCGGCCGGTGTCTCCGTTCCGAGGCAACTCCCCCCGCTGACGGATCATTTCGTCGGAAGGGAGGAACTCACCCGTTCGCTCGGTGCCCTGCTGGACCGCCCGTCGCCGACCGGCCACCACCGAACCCGCGCGGTCAACGTGTACGGTCAGGGCGGGGTGGGCAAGACGTCGCTCGCGCTCCACGTCGCCTCCCGGCTGGCGCACGAGCACTTCGTCGACGGTCAGCTCTACTACGACCTGCACGGCAGTGGGCCATCCGCGGTCCCGCCGAGTCGGGTCCTGGACCACTTCCTGCGTACCTTGGGCGTGCCGCCCGCGGACATCCCGGAGGGTATGGACGAACGTGCCTCCATGTTCCGCAGCCATGTCGCCGGTCGCGACATGCTGCTGGTTCTGGACGATGCCGCCGACGAGGCGCAGATACAGCCTCTGCTTCCAGGCGGACGGGACTGCGCCGTGCTCGTGACCAGCCGCAAGTCGCAGACGGGCATTCCCGCGTTGGACAACGTCCGGCTCGATACGTTGACCCCTCCGGAGGCAATCGAGCTGATAGGGAGGAGTGTCGGCGAGAAGCGCCTCCGGGCGGAGCCCGCCGCCGTTGCCGAGGTGGTGCGCCATCTCGACGGTCTGCCGCTGGCGCTCAGCATCGCCGGAGCCCGGCTCGCCGCCGCGCCGCACCGGTCGGTCTCGTCCATGGCACATCGGTTCCGGGACGAGGGGCGGCGTCTCGACGAACTCATACGTGGTGACCAGGCCGTGCGCGCGACCATCGCCTCGACCTACGACGGACTGCGCCCCGAACTCCAGGGCCTCCTGAGCCGACTGAGCCTTTTCGCCATGGAGACGATCCCCGGCTGGATGGCCGCGGTGGTGACCGGTCGAGGTACGGAGGAGGCGCACGACCTGCTGGACGAGGCGGCAGCCGCCCAACTGCTCACACCGCTCGAAGCGGAACCGAACGACATCCCCCGCTATCGCTTCCCCCATCTGATCCGCATCTTCCTGCGGGAAGCCGGCGGCCGGCTCACCGTGGCGGAGCGTCAGGAGGTGGTTCGCCGGATCGCCGGAGCCTGGCTCGCGCTGCTCGATCGCGCGCACCGCCGGCTCCACGGAGGCGACTTCGCCCTGGTTCGGGGAGATTCACCCAGGTGGGAGCCCTCGGAGAGCGTCGTTTGCGACGTGCTGAAGGATCCGCTGCGATGGATGGACACGGAGCGCTCGGGACTGCTGGCCGTGGTCGACACGGCCAAGGAGTACGGACTCGACGAGGCGTGCTGGGACTTGGCGGTGTCTCTGGTGACCCTGTTCGAGGTGCGTCAACACCACGACGACTGGAGGAGGAGCCACGAGGCGGCCCTGGATGTGGTGCTGGAGAACGGGAACGTGCGTGGAGAGGCGGCGACGCGCTGCTCGCTGGGCTCTCTCTACCTCTCGCAGCGGCACACGGAGCGGGCACTGCCGTTCCTGGAGAAATCGCTGGCCCTCTTCGAAGAGCTCTGCGACGCGGAAGGGGTGGCCCTGGCCACGCGCAATATCGCGCTCTGCAGACACGCTCAGGGACTGCTGGACACTGCGCTGCTCGACTACGCCCGCGCGGCCGATCTGTTCCGCGACGCGGGGGATCCGGTCGGGCAGGCTCACGTCTGGTGCAACGTGGCGCAGATCCACGTGGCGAGGGGCGACCTCGGCCTGGCGGAACAGCAGTTGACGGCGGCATTGGAGACCTGCCGGAAGGCCGGCAGCTCCCGGGTGGCCTCTCAGGTTCTGGTCCGGCTCGGTGAACTGCGACTGGGGGCGGGGCGGCCCGAGGTGGCGCTGACGCATTTCCGCGAGGCGCTGTCCATCGTTCGGATCCAGGCCGACGAAGTCGGTGAAGGGCACGTTCAGCGAGGCCTGGGCGCCGCCCATCTCGTACGGGACGACCTCGCGGAGTCGGCCCGCTGTTTCCGGAAGGCGCTGTCGATCGCGGATGACACGGGAAGTCCTCTCGAAGTGGCTCGGACGAGGGGCGGTCTGGGCGAGGTGTACGTCGCGCAGCGCCGGTTCGAAGAAGCCAAGGTCCTTCTGGAACAGGCGGTTCCAGTGCTTCGGCAGCATCGCGATGCGGCGGGCGCGAGGTTCCTCGAGCTGTTGGAGCGACTGTCCTGA